From the Nocardiopsis changdeensis genome, one window contains:
- a CDS encoding phytoene desaturase family protein: MSEFDAAVVGSGPNGLAAAVTLARAGLRVVVYEAAEQLGGGLRGADLFGTGVVHDVCSAVHPMAAASPFFRGFGLAERGVRLLRPEVSYAHPLGGDRAALAWHDLDATCAGLGPDGPRWRALMEPLLARGRDMVELLLSDMRLPGGLRAAPATAVRTLLMGTRAGYSLFRGEEAPALLAGTAAHVMGPLPSLPGAAVGLLLAQLAHGPGWPLPEGGGRSIVTALADDIRAHGGTLVTGEEVTDLRRLGGVRAVLLDTAPTALPRLAPGRLPPGYLRALGRYRYGPAAGKADFLVSEPIPWAAPGVGRAGTVHLGGTAARILRQETANARGRRGEEPFVLVVDPAVADPGRAVGGLRPVWAYAHLPPGSEEDPLPVVRAAIERYAPGFTDTVVAERGMSGADYARYNPNYVGGDIGTGLISLRQSLLRPVPRWDPYRTPLRGVYLCSAATPPGPGVHGMSGFLAARSALRREFGLRVPSLAPEGARGPAR, translated from the coding sequence GTGAGCGAGTTCGACGCCGCCGTGGTCGGCAGCGGGCCCAACGGCCTGGCCGCGGCGGTCACCCTGGCCCGCGCCGGACTGCGCGTCGTGGTGTACGAGGCCGCCGAGCAGCTCGGCGGCGGGCTGCGCGGCGCGGACCTGTTCGGCACCGGCGTGGTCCACGACGTCTGCTCCGCGGTGCACCCCATGGCCGCCGCCTCGCCGTTCTTCCGGGGCTTCGGCCTCGCCGAGCGGGGTGTGCGCCTGCTGCGGCCCGAGGTCAGCTACGCCCACCCCCTGGGCGGGGACCGGGCCGCCCTGGCCTGGCACGACCTCGACGCGACCTGCGCCGGCCTGGGCCCGGACGGGCCGCGCTGGCGCGCGCTGATGGAGCCCCTGCTCGCCCGCGGCCGGGACATGGTGGAGCTGCTGCTCTCCGACATGCGCCTGCCCGGCGGCCTGCGGGCGGCCCCGGCCACCGCGGTGCGCACGCTCCTCATGGGGACCCGGGCGGGCTACTCGCTCTTCCGGGGGGAGGAGGCGCCCGCGCTGCTGGCCGGGACCGCCGCCCACGTCATGGGGCCGCTGCCCTCGCTGCCCGGGGCCGCCGTCGGCCTGCTGCTGGCCCAGCTCGCCCACGGGCCCGGGTGGCCGCTGCCCGAGGGCGGCGGCCGGAGCATCGTCACGGCGCTGGCCGACGACATCCGGGCGCACGGCGGGACCCTGGTCACCGGAGAGGAGGTCACCGACCTGCGCCGGCTCGGCGGCGTGCGGGCCGTCCTGCTGGACACGGCGCCGACCGCCCTGCCGCGGCTGGCGCCGGGACGGCTGCCCCCGGGCTACCTGCGCGCCCTGGGCCGCTACCGGTACGGGCCCGCCGCGGGCAAGGCCGACTTCCTGGTGTCGGAGCCGATCCCCTGGGCGGCCCCCGGCGTCGGGCGGGCGGGGACCGTGCACCTGGGGGGGACCGCCGCGCGGATCCTCCGCCAGGAGACGGCGAACGCGCGCGGGAGGCGGGGGGAGGAGCCGTTCGTGCTCGTGGTCGACCCCGCGGTCGCGGACCCCGGGCGCGCGGTCGGGGGCCTGCGGCCCGTCTGGGCGTACGCCCACCTGCCCCCGGGCTCCGAGGAGGACCCCCTGCCCGTGGTCAGGGCGGCGATCGAACGGTACGCGCCGGGGTTCACCGACACCGTCGTGGCCGAGCGCGGCATGTCGGGGGCCGACTACGCCCGCTACAACCCCAACTACGTGGGCGGGGACATCGGTACCGGCCTGATCTCGCTGCGGCAGAGCCTGCTGCGGCCGGTCCCCCGGTGGGACCCGTACCGGACACCGCTACGGGGCGTCTACCTCTGCTCGGCCGCCACTCCGCCGGGGCCGGGCGTGCACGGCATGAGCGGGTTCCTGGCGGCCCGCTCGGCGCTGCGCCGGGAGTTCGGCCTGCGGGTCCCGTCGCTCGCCCCGGAGGGGGCGCGGGGACCGGCGCGCTGA
- a CDS encoding TetR/AcrR family transcriptional regulator C-terminal domain-containing protein, whose protein sequence is MTDTAPERQFDSVFHRPERRRRSQPALSRERIVAATIALLDREGAPALTMRKVAAELGVHATSLYWYVERREDLVDLAVDEILAAAAAALPGPDEPWDTAVKETARRFYAALTAHTWAAEFAGSRPLIGPNAVALSRRVIAALERSGENEEAQAVAIRAVANQILGAATTTVAMRATRSSAPEVHEEARAAAVSASDALAVENAYFDQGIDLLLEGIRARRGPSPS, encoded by the coding sequence ATGACCGACACCGCACCCGAACGGCAGTTCGACAGCGTCTTCCACCGTCCCGAGCGCCGCCGGAGATCCCAGCCCGCGCTCAGCCGCGAGCGCATCGTCGCCGCGACCATCGCCCTGCTGGACCGCGAGGGCGCCCCGGCGCTGACCATGCGCAAGGTCGCCGCCGAACTCGGCGTGCACGCGACGAGCCTGTACTGGTACGTCGAGCGCCGCGAGGACCTGGTGGACCTGGCCGTGGACGAGATCCTGGCCGCGGCCGCCGCGGCGCTGCCGGGCCCGGACGAGCCGTGGGACACCGCCGTCAAGGAGACCGCCCGCCGGTTCTACGCGGCTCTGACCGCGCACACCTGGGCGGCGGAGTTCGCCGGCTCCCGGCCGCTGATCGGCCCGAACGCGGTCGCCCTGTCGCGCCGCGTCATCGCGGCCCTGGAGAGGAGCGGGGAGAACGAGGAGGCGCAGGCGGTCGCGATCCGGGCGGTCGCCAACCAGATCCTCGGCGCCGCCACGACCACCGTCGCGATGCGCGCGACCCGGTCGAGTGCCCCCGAGGTGCACGAGGAGGCGCGCGCCGCCGCGGTGTCGGCCTCGGACGCCCTCGCCGTGGAGAACGCCTACTTCGACCAGGGGATCGACCTGCTGCTGGAGGGGATCAGGGCACGCCGCGGCCCGTCCCCGTCCTAG
- a CDS encoding phospholipase D family protein, whose translation METRTMSVLGLNGVEEDVYRHFLRNPGSPEATARPAVPRGGAEVDAAVARLRGLGLLHGDGDGVWAADPAAAVARLSEDRLERVHSTIREIADIGPIMRSLQQDGPYPPRGRAPAAGAGGALVRLETLPLVRTHIDQLAFTARTEILASEPYDVLSPENIRHARPLDLRCLRRGVVLRNLVRADAAGDAATLEHLRVLRAAGAQVRVADRLSDLMLVYDRRTALVPLDPRDSGRGAFRVEEASLVESLVRYFDRLWDDARDLGELLGEGSETAAPTEAQLRVLELMCTVSKDETGARRAGMSLRTYRRHISDLLTLLQANNRARAALEARERGWV comes from the coding sequence ATGGAGACTCGCACCATGTCCGTGCTCGGGCTGAACGGTGTCGAAGAGGACGTCTACCGCCATTTCCTCCGCAACCCCGGTTCGCCCGAGGCGACCGCGCGCCCGGCCGTCCCGCGGGGCGGGGCGGAGGTGGACGCCGCGGTGGCCAGGTTGCGGGGGCTGGGCCTGCTGCACGGGGACGGGGACGGGGTGTGGGCCGCCGACCCCGCCGCGGCGGTCGCCCGGCTGTCGGAGGACCGGCTGGAGCGCGTCCACTCGACCATCCGGGAGATCGCGGACATCGGCCCCATCATGAGGTCGTTGCAGCAGGACGGCCCGTATCCGCCGCGGGGGCGGGCGCCCGCCGCCGGAGCGGGGGGAGCGCTGGTCAGGCTGGAGACCCTGCCCCTGGTGCGCACGCACATCGACCAGCTCGCGTTCACGGCCCGCACCGAGATCCTGGCCAGCGAGCCCTACGACGTCCTGTCCCCGGAGAACATCCGGCACGCCCGCCCGCTCGACCTGCGGTGCCTGCGCCGGGGCGTGGTCCTGCGCAACCTCGTCCGCGCCGACGCGGCCGGGGACGCGGCGACGCTGGAGCACCTGCGGGTGCTGAGGGCGGCCGGGGCGCAGGTGCGGGTGGCCGACCGGCTCTCGGATCTGATGCTGGTCTACGACCGGCGGACGGCCCTGGTCCCCCTGGACCCCCGGGATTCGGGCCGGGGGGCCTTCCGGGTCGAGGAGGCGAGCCTGGTGGAGAGCCTCGTCCGCTACTTCGACCGGCTGTGGGACGACGCCCGCGACTTGGGCGAACTCCTGGGCGAGGGCTCCGAGACCGCCGCGCCGACCGAGGCCCAGCTGCGGGTCCTGGAGCTGATGTGCACGGTCAGCAAGGACGAGACCGGGGCACGGCGCGCGGGCATGTCGCTGCGCACCTACCGGCGGCACATCTCCGACCTCCTCACCCTGCTCCAGGCCAACAACCGGGCCCGGGCCGCGCTGGAGGCCCGGGAGCGCGGCTGGGTCTGA